The window ACCCTAAAGCGTGCCAAGCACCTTTGCAGCTGATGCTCCCTTTGCCTGGAGCATACTTCTCCCGGATATCTGCCTGGCTTGTTCTCCCGTAACTTTAAGTCTCTGTTCCAATGTCACCTCCACAGAGAGGTCTCCCCAGACCACCTGTATAAAACAGCACCTTTCCTCTGATACTCCTTATCTCTCCTTACGCTGCTTAGTTTTTCATGGCATTTATcatatattgtttatttattcatctcttCTGATTAATTATAAACTCCCTGAGTATAGGGGTCTTGTCTGTTTTGGTCTTCCTTGAAGACCACATCATATACACTCAATAAATACCTTTTAAACGAATGACAGCAAACTCCACTCTAACATTTCTATCTTCATAAATCTTTTAATTCCAAGACATTTTTGGCTTCTCAACTATAGTTAATAAAAGCTGCTGTTGAATCTAGGTAGGTGTGAACTAATCAAACTACAGGAACCAAACACATCTGCCCAAACTAGCCCGTTGAATTCAGAATTTCTGGTAAATATACCTATATCAATGAACTCGGTTACATCTgaaattctgttttttcttctttagtcaaGCAACCTCAAAATCTGTCTTTATGCATATTCCCCAGCTTTCTGCTGATATAAATTAGCAAAGTTGTATAAAGGCTTCTCCGCCAGTTTGACTTTATAATTGACCAGAGGGCATGTCTTGCCCTGGTTACAGATCTGGGGATGCTGAGGAGGGGGATGGAGGAGCCTAAAGGAGAGTTAAGATCACTCCCtcagaattagtgtttttgtttttttcagatatatacccaggagtggaattgctgggtcatatgatagttctgtttttagttttttgagaaatctccatactgttttccacagtggctgcaccagtttacattcccaccaacagtgcacaagggttcccttttctccacatcctcaccaacatttgttgtttctgTTCTTTTGGATGATAGCCGtgctgacaggtgtgagatgatatcttatttggttttgatttgcatttcccagatgattagtgatgctgagcatcttttcacgtgcctgttggccagccatttgcatttcctctttggaaaaaatgtctattcaggtcttcttcccattttttgattgggtagtttgttttgttgatgttgagttgtatgagctgtttatatatgttggatattaatcctttactggtcatatcatttgcaaatattttctcccattcagtaggttgtctttttttttttttgtcaatggtttcctttttttttttaatgtatttatttttatttatttttggctgcattgggtcttcgttgctgcacacaggctttctctagttgtggcgagctgggtctactctttgttgcggtgcatgggcttctccttgtggtggcttctcttgttgcggagcacgggctctagagcgcaggctcagtagttgtggcgcctgggcctagttgctctgcggcatgtaggatcttcccagaccggggttcgaactcgtgtcccctgcattggcaggcggattcttaaccactgcaccaccaggaagccctcaatgatttcctttgttgtgcaaaagctaagtttaattaagtcccatttgtttatttttgcttttatttcctctacTTTAGGAgacaaattcaaaaaaatattgctgctatttatgtcagagtgttctgcctatgttttcctctacgagttttatagtatccgatcttacatttaggtctttaatccatttgagtttattttttgtatatggtattagagaatgttctaatttcattcttttacatgtagctgtcaagatacatgcaccccaacgttcatggtggcattatttacaattgccaagatatggaagcaacctaagtgtccatcaacagatgaatggataaagaagatgtggtatataaatacaacagaatactactcagccataaaaaagaatgaaattttgtcatttgcagtaacatggatggacttggagggcattatgctaagtgaaacaagtcagacagagaaagataaatactaaatgatatcacttttatgtggaatctagaaaatacaacaaaatagtgaatataacaaaaagaagcagactcacagacatagagaacaaactagtgattaccagtggggagggaggaggggcaatataggggtgggagagcaggaggtacaaactattgggtataagataGACCCAAGGATGTACTGTGTAACATGGGCAGTATAGCCAGTAGTTTGTAatgactgtaaatggaaagtcacctttaaaaattgtattaaaattttttttgaaagattACTCCCTCAGGAAAGAAGACAACAGTGCCTTCAGCAAGAAGACCTCTATCTAATGTGGGGGAGGGACCACTTCAAGGAGTCACGGAGGCTCAGTCACATTTGGGAATTCAGGGGACTCCGAGTTCTCCAAGTCCCCCCAATTTCCCTCACTTCTCACTTCCAACTCTTCCCaatcaataaacaaaagaaaCCTGGCAGAGCTATGATTCAGTAAACATTGCAAATTGGCAATGCACAGAATGAAATTCGAGTTTGGATTCAGCCAACTCTGCTTGTTActtctggggagagggaggacatTGGAATTGAAGGTGGTTTGCAAAGGGGTCTTTAGTCtaagctataattttttttaaaaaaattaaagcatttatGCATTTGGtatgattaaaattaatttcaaatttgCAATATGGTATAAGTATGAAAAACTACTTTTTTCTTTAGGAACTAAGCCAGGTAGAACAATCACTGTCTGGCCTAGTACAACCATACTCCTCTGCATGATATATACCCAGAGGCATGTTCCTAGAACCCCTTCTAAAAGTTTGTCATTCTTTTGTATGCAATGCTATAGTATATGTGATCCTGTCTTGCCATATCCTCCCCTGAAGTCAATCACTCCTAAACCACATTAACAATCTCCCAGATCCTCAGATTTGATGGTACCTACTCCTTCCCCAGTTGTAACTCTGGCTTCTTTAGACTACAGCTCTTCATCTATGGTAACATATTCATGAACCACTTTGAGTAATAACACTCTTGTCTCAAATTTCCTTTACATCCTAGCCTAACAGATTGATTTTAGGGTAGAACCTAGACGATTATGGAATAATGTAATGTATAATAAGGAATATATAGGACGGTATAGGACCAAAGAGACAAGGCACCAAACCCCTCCTGATGTCATCAGGGAAGACTGCCCAGGAAAGATAATTATTTAGGAggaggatgatgatgataatatatatgtatgttctaGGTGCTTTGCAtatgctatctcatttaatcgTCTCAATAACTCTATTCTACTGTTATCCCAGTTTTATAATTGAAGGAACCAAAGAACAATGAGATTAAGTGATTTTGCCTGTTTTCACACAGCTTGCAAATAATGGAGCTGAAATTCAAACCTAGTTTAGTCTGGCTGCTGAGTCCCTGCTCTTAATTATGGATAATAAGACAAAACTCAGTGGGGGTCAAGGATGGCATTCTATCTAGACCAAGGGAAGAGTAACACAAAGTAATGAAAATAGGAGAGAATATGGTTTGTACTAGAACAACAAGGCATTCAGTTTGGCAGGAGTGTGAGTAGTGGCAGAAAGGACACTGAAAGGGTAGGCAGAAATCGGTTCATGAAGGGGCTTATTTGCTGGATTTTATCATATACAAAATGAGGAGATGTTGACAGGTTTTAAGCAGGAAAATAACATGATCAGAATTGTATTTTTGAATAATCCCTCTGGCAGTGATATGGAGGATGGATTGGAATAGATTCAAACTGGGGGCACAGGTCACTATTAGGAAGGGCTTGCATTATCCTAAGAGGCTGATGAGGGCTAAACTAGAACAGCAACAAGCATGATGGAAAAAAGGGGAGATGGAGTTGAACGCTgcaaaatgaaactgaaacttcTGTATTTCAAATGTGTCAACAGTATTCTAGAGGGAAATAAGATAATGGTGTTCCTGTATTTGTCTCTGTCTTCCTGTTAATGAAATAGTACTCATTAAAGTCTTCACAGGGTCAAAGATATTGTCTAGTTAGGTAAACATTATGCAAGTTTTCAGCCAagagtaaatatataaaaattattttacaaataatactTAATGTTTCTGCATTGAAGAAATAAATAGTTGAGAAGattaaatcttttatttcacaaggtttttaaaagacacaaaacaTAAACCTATTTATacataaaggaaaataagaattctAAGCAAGAGCTTATCATGACGACATTACCCatcattttttacctttaaaccttCTATCCTTTTCTTGGGTAGCCATTCAGAAATAAGGACCAGCGAATTTTGTTATTTGGATATCTTTTATCATCGTATATTTAAGCTCTTTATTTATTGGATGAATGTGTCATCATTTCATTTAGAGCATTACTACTTATcagaaaatctgattttttttctgtgatacGTGAGCCAGTTCCATTTGGAATTTCTAAAGGCCTAATTTTAGTCAATATTTTCAAAGTATGATAAAGCGCAGAAATAATTTGTTAATTAAGATAACAAATATTAGCCAGTAAAATGAAACCGAGACAAGACTCTAAAATAATGTATTTGTTAGTAGTCAATCCACATTTATGAACATTAGCATGTATTAGTGAACAGTTATGTTAAGGCAAAAGACTCTCTCAGATATAATCTATTTCCATCAATATGTTAAAGATTATCAAAATCTAAAACATATTCTATAATATAATAAGTGACACGAAATGATTTCAAAAAGGAATTTCTATGTTACAGAGTTTGTTATTAGAAAGGTGCCATAAAAGTATaatgggaaataaaattttagttatttaataTAAGGTGGAAAGATAGAAAGACAAGCTTTTAAGTATTTACGTAGTTTAATGAATTATTTGCCAAATTCTCCTGAAATGATACCTAGTTCCTATTAAATCAGTGGACACTTGCTATATGAGCTATTTTTCTTtagaactgtatttttttaaggatTCCATTTTTATCACAGAAATTTATCTAAACTTATACATATATTAATAGTTATATATAGTAAGTGAAAATGCCCTTATCTGAAATGAATACATTGTATAATATCAAAATCTTCAGTCTtttttagaaaacagaagagagaaataaagaataaattagtTACAACATTTACATTTGATTTATTATTGAGTAGATATGAAGCCTTTGAAATCTACAacgatattttttatttttgtcatcacTTAAttctatttgcatttctcttgctTTAGTATTTTAATAGTATTAATAATATAGTTTTCATCATGTTTACCTGAACACtttgtatgttatatatttttaaaagaatatcttGCTTCTTTTTGATTAGAATTTTCTATAAAAGACATTAGTTGAAAAATTAACTTCTTACCTAAAGCTACTATCCTCCTTAATCATTTTCAAATAATGGGTAAAGCTGCATCtttgtgaatttatttttgaaaacttggTTACTTTAGTAGAAACAGACACCAGAAATTGAAGGTTGAATGTATTTCTATGACTCACATACAGTATGGTGTATCCTTTTCAAATTTTATCCTAGAGCACTTTTTTAAACGTGCAATAGAATACAGCTATTCTCTCTGAAATGGTCCCTTTTTACAATGGTGAAATTTAACaaactatttttataatcttttgaATATCATTTTTGCATTCtggaattaattaatgaattataaAAGTTCCAGatacttttgttttgttaaaaaaaataaacacccgTATTTGAATCTTCTGATAGCAAAACAAGCAATATACCATTTAGGgttgaaatatataatatttgaacTACGgttctatatatttcaaaattcatattttttaataaatagattTATCTATTTGTCCTATAAAACAGCTTTCTATGACGTGAATCACTTAATGATATTATCGCTTTGGATATAAAATTGGCCTATATATAAGTGCTTCATTCCTCACCCACACTTACCTCTCCAAAAGAAAGTCTACCAGTAGTCTCGCACAGTGGTGAGCAGTCTTAAATTTAAAACTATTGTGCATTAGAGCAAAGGAAGATATTTTTCATGTTAAAGCAGTTTTTACCATCAAACATCTAAAGAGTTATAAACTATGAATGAATTACCTTTAAACCATGGTCTTTAAGGTTAAATTCATTTTCTGAATGCTTTTAGGAGTGACGTTATgctatcacattttaaaatattttaaatgataaaattttacatttcacGAATAGTGCATGAACAGGTTTAATTACGTATGTTTCCCTTTGCTTGGAAATTAAAATGCTGTAAATGCCATAAATTGAGTAAGTTTATCTCAGAATGAGGAATAGGTTATTTAGAGACAAATAAATACCCAATAACTATTTATAGCCTGAAAAGATGTGTTTAAGTCACAGTCAAAATACAGGTTACTTGTGTAAAATCTAGCCTACTGAACaaacaagtatttttttaattagagcgAGTAATATGACTAAAAACTTTTCAAATAAGAGAAATTAAGAGAATTATAAATCTAATGTGTGATTCTCAAAATTCCCAATTGCTCGCAAGTGTTTATTTGGATAACAGCATAACAGCAACAAAGGACTTCTTTAAATGGcgtatttttcagctttatttcaAATGCTGTATAGCATAAGAATCCATTGCTCAGAGAGAAATTTTAAGCCATGGAAAAAGAGTATGAAACATGTTCCAAAGTGCTGAAGGAATTAATTGCCCTATTAGGTAATGAATACCCAAAAGAATGAGCATTAGTGATTTATGGCTTAAAGTGCTTGGGTCTGATCAGCATTTTGACTTCTTTGAAGGAGGACTTGTAGCCACCAGGTTGTGCCTCACTTATACCAGGCCAGGTCCCCCAGAAAATCCCATTTCGGACACCTCTGTATTTCTGGTGATAATATTTGCCATTTAAGTTTGCAGAAAGACATGCATCAAACCACCAGCCTGAACTGTAGTAGAGCCCACAGTTCCCAGAGGGGTATCGATCGTTGTCTCTATCCGGGGTGGTGAAAAACTTCATATCGTGGTTGTAATGTTTACTGAAACGTAAGGCATCTCCAGCTGTGCCATTATAGTTACCAATGTGTAGACGGTATTTGAGAAACTCGTTGGCCACATAAAAGTGATCATACAAGGCATAGAGTTTGACACCGTTAAAGTCTTCAAGATCTATTCTTAGAATCATGTCCTTACTCTTAGTCAGAAGATGGATTTTATCGTTCCCCAGCCAAAATTCTCTTCTGGGGTTTCCAAAGCCTACTTTGTAGTCTTGCCATGTTCTGGTGAAGTTGGTGCTTCCATCAACACGTGCCTGCAGCACTGTCCAGCCTCCCCCCATGGTTTCCATGTCACAGAAAACTTCGAAGCTACTATTTTTGGGATCCGGTGTAACTCTGTAGAGCTCACTGCTTCTTTTGCCTATTGTGTAGTATTCAGAGCAATCTTTATATATAAGATGTTGAACTGCaggggtaaaaaaagaaaagcattggaTTTTGTTAATAAAAACTAGGCATCTAAAGAATTCTTTATATGCACGAAAGCAGTTTTATAATTTGATCAATGGTGATAATGAAACCTTGCTCAGCTAAACTTACTTGAACCTGTTTAGCAAAAGCTTGTTAATGCCTCAGAACAAGAACCTGGTGTCATAAAGCAGACAAAGCTCCCCAACACAGTCTTGGTTGGTAATAATACTGACAACACCACcaacaaacaacaacaagaagaaataaaagtgataGTTTTAGTAACTTAGTAATATTTAGTGAGGGCTCCACATGTGTTCTAGGGATTCTGCCAAAGACTTGATAACATTTTCACACTTAATCTGCACATGAACTTTATGATGTAGATATTATTAAcaacctgctggtgagaaagAATATTAGGCTCAAAATGGATCCGTGGCTTGCCCAActtcacagaagttttaaatggcagagccaggactgagcTCAGACCTGGCTGGCTGCAAAGCTTGTCCTTGTAACCACTGCATCCCTCGGTCCTGAAAGTCAGATGATTCTAACTCTCCTAGAACTGCATTCCATGTGTACAGAGGAAGCACAGGCTTCTATATCCTTTCACCTAAAGAGGCTGCTAGACTCCACTTTCAGGCAGTTTTATAGGATTTTTCCAAATGatttattaaaattctaaaatacagCATTGATcaacatttccatttattttacttGCTTGACAATTAGAGAAGcttaagttgtttttaaaaacttcaataaTATACCAATATTCTTACTCTGAATTTATTATCCAGGAAAATATTTAGCTAGTGTTTCACATGTCTGGTTTCTAGAAGGAAACCACAGGTGATTATGCTCAGGATTAGTGTAATAAACAGTTAATGTGGTTCTGTAGGAACCAATACAGATATTtactccaaaataatttttttaaaaattggtactGGATCAGGCAAGTTTAATACAAGCCACTCATGAGCCACAAATAATCTCTTCATGTGTACTTAGAACTCAGAATATTCAGATAGTTCCCCAAAACTTAGTAGAAAAAAAGACAGTAGAATCTTGTTCTTGTCATTACAAATTGCCATGCAGTGCCACATCTAATGTTCACCCAGGTATGTCACCTAAGATGTGAAACTCTGCCTTGCAATGTTCAGGGCACATTTAGATACAGGCCGCTGGGAGTATTAGCAACAGTGGTCCTGGAATCTCCCAAATACCTTCACTGGGTAGATTCCCTGGGGAATCTACCTAGCGAAGATGCATGAGGTGCTTTTTTCAAAGGACCATGATCTCTGCTTCAGGCACCATATCCCTTCAACCTCACATTCATGCAGAGATGGCTTTCCAAAGTGTGATAAGACCACCATCAGCAATGGTCCCAGAAACTCATGTGGAAAAACCAGGGTTTGGGGGAACCAGTGCCACAGCTAGCAGTTCGTGGGCAGAACAGGCAGTTAGGTTTATGGcctttaacatatatttattaaagctaATTCAGATTATCAGCAAATAATCTGGATGGGGAAGATGGGTTCTATTGTTACATGCTTGAATTCTagtgaaagagaggaagaaataagaATGTATTCCTTCCCTTAGTGGCATGCCAAAACTCCCCTTAAAATGTTTTTGGGCCACTAGGTCTCAAAGCAAAAAGTTTTGCACACATATGAAGCCATATAGCTGCTTTTATCCCATCTATAAAATCTCCCATTTCCACTAGACATTTGGTATTATGAACTGCAGATTACTTGCTAAAATCTTTCAGAGGTCTCTTGTCGCTGTATAAGGAGCAGTCACCTGACCACACAAAAAAACTGATTTCCAAAGAACAGAGTACAACCACAAACACTGCCTTAACTCTACTGTTTTCAAACACTTCAGTGAAGAGATAAGTTAAACTCACTGAAACATTAAGAAATTCTcttagaatattactcagccataaaaagaaatgaaattgagttatttgtagtgaggtggatggacctagagtctgtcacacagagtgaagtaagtcagaaaaacaaatactgtatgctaacacatatatatggaatctaaaaaaaagaaaaaaagaaaaaaatggttctgtagaacctaggggcagggcaggaataaagacgcagacgtagagaacggacttgaggacacggggagggggaagggtaagctgggacaaagtgagagagtggcatggacttatatatactaccaaatgtaaaatagatagctagtgggaagcagctgcatagcacagggagatcagctcggtgctgtgtgtccacctagagggatgggatagggagggtgggagggagacacaagagggaggagatacggggatatatgtatacgtatagatgattcactttgttatacagcagaaactaacacaccattgtaaagcaattatactccaataaagatgtttaaaaaaaaaaaaaagaaaagaaattctctcCCTCCACTTCTGTTTGTGTGTAGCTCTGGCGTCAGCAAATAAGATCTTTGAAATTGAAAGTGCTTTCTAACGCATACAGAACTCATTATGATTTTTTGTAATTAGGTCCTATTCCTTTCTGTGGGCACGTGTGCAAAGATAATAGTTTTTTCTGTATTACCTTGATGAATAAAAGGCTTAACTTATATAATTCatcctttatttaatttatatgctCAGGTTAGTGTTTATAGATACTGTCTAGCTATATAACATTCATGaacaaatgataagaaaacatTATTATACATACCTGGACGTGACTGTATTTGTTCTTGAGTGGGACACTTAGATGAACATTTGCCATCCAAACTATTGACAACAAATGTTAGGTTTGCCACTTTGCTATCGACATAATGTTCTATGTTGTTCATATTTACAAGATTCAGCTTCTCCAGGCGACCCTGAAGCACGTCGATCTCCTCCTTGGCATCCTTAAGGTCAGAGGACAGCTTGTTAACCTCGCTCTCTAACTCTCTAACTCTGTTGTCACCAGCTTCTCCCAGAGCTCCTGTGCCGGGTAACAGCAGTCCATTTCTGCCCGGGTCTCGGTTGTCATCAGCCTGCAGTTTGCAGTCTTGGCAAGACTTCTTCAGGCTCTTTACAATTTCCTTGAGGTTCTGGACTTCTTTGAACACCTCCTCGATCCTGCCAAACTGCTTGGGGAGCTGAATAGTCAGCGGGGGCAGGTTCACCTGGTAGGGACAGTCGCCTCCCTCCTCGCATTTCGCTCTGCTTTCTAGTCTCACCGGGCAGGCGTCCTGGGCtgcttcatctttaatttcctctgTTGCATTGTTTGCCACAACCAAAAAACCATAAGCAGCAAGGACAGCCGAGCTCAGCCAGCACCACTTCGCCAGCTTCATCTTCGCGGTGGTGCTCGCCCCAGCAGGGAAAGGGGCCGGGCTGGAGCTCTTTTAAGAGCTGCAGCTGCCTTCCTGAGTCAGGCTTTCCGTGTTCTCAGAAAAGGGCGGGAGCGCTTTGCATCACCAGTCTCAGAAACGCGGAGGAAGAGGAGATTGCCCTCATCACACTCAAGTGTGCCCCAACACTGTTATTTGTTCTCAATCAAAACCATCCGCTTTGGAATTCCTGCAGTTGGTCAGATGCACATACTCAACAAGTTTcactttcatcttttatttttaaaaagcacaagaaaaatcttgaatcttaaaataattatacttGAAGTAAATCATTTCATGATACTTAACGCCACAGTGGGGTAAacagtttttaaagataaaattgaaTGTGCTAGTTATCCAGATTATGTGAAGGACAGAAATGTTACAAAAATGGAAAtggttctttttccttcttggaaTGGGGCATTGagaattctgtattttcttcaCGTTGGGCTTTCAGGTGAAATCTCAagcacttaaaaatttaaatataatgaaGCTCAGCTTTCTGGTTCTTGCAGTGGACTTTTGTTTCATCTGtttgaaaagggaagaaaactggTAGAGAAAAAAGTGCTGCTTTCTATTTCTCCGACCACTGCATAGCTTAGGAGGAATGTCTAACTGACGGAAACACTGTTAAAATACATCCTTGCCTTTCATCAAAACCAGCAGCCTCCTCCTTTGCTTTTCACCAGTTCTGTGCCTGTACTGTCCTTCCACAGCTGCCAAGTATGAATCTCTGAACTAGTCCATCCCATCTCGGTTCTGATTCTTCTTTTGTCTCCGGCATCTTTGCCTGCCCTCCCCGCTGGCAGCCCTGGCAGTCCCCTCTCTGTGTTTCTGCCTCCGCAGTGGGCCCTCCACCTGGTCTCTATGCCACTTGCCATGTCACTGCTTTGCCCCAAACACGTCTGCATTCATGACTTTTCACACTTTTCAAACCTTTTTtcatggttttcaaacttttctcCTGAGAGGCTGAGGACAGGAAGGGGGAACAGCTTCTACTGAAGGAACCAcctccttttaatttattttacatattggcATCTCATGTAAGGTTTCTTATTAAAAaaggattttattattttaaaaataatttcaaaattatggctaggggacttccttggtggctcagtggttaagaatccgcctgccaatgcagggggacacgggttcgagccctggtctgggaagatcccacatgccgtggagcaactaagcctgtgtgtcacaactactgagcctgtgctctagagcccgtgagccacaactactgagcccacgtgcctagagcctgtgctccctaacaagagaagccaccgcaatgagaagcccgcgcactgcaacaaagacccaacgcagccaaaatttaaaaaaataaaattatggctAAAAGTCTGAATTCTTATTGTATTATATAAAGTACTTTGTAATCtatctcttatttatttctttaacctGATTTCCTATGATTTTTCTATATACTCCTTCATTCCAGCCAAACACTCCTATTCAGCCTAACTATTCATGTTCTCTAAATGTGTCAGGCTCACTTTACACTTCCAAACTGTATTTACTCCTGGATATTCAGGAGACCTAGATTCCACCCCTGCATCTACTTCTTATTGGATCTATAGATCA is drawn from Eschrichtius robustus isolate mEscRob2 chromosome 8, mEscRob2.pri, whole genome shotgun sequence and contains these coding sequences:
- the FGL2 gene encoding fibroleukin, producing the protein MKLAKWCWLSSAVLAAYGFLVVANNATEEIKDEAAQDACPVRLESRAKCEEGGDCPYQVNLPPLTIQLPKQFGRIEEVFKEVQNLKEIVKSLKKSCQDCKLQADDNRDPGRNGLLLPGTGALGEAGDNRVRELESEVNKLSSDLKDAKEEIDVLQGRLEKLNLVNMNNIEHYVDSKVANLTFVVNSLDGKCSSKCPTQEQIQSRPVQHLIYKDCSEYYTIGKRSSELYRVTPDPKNSSFEVFCDMETMGGGWTVLQARVDGSTNFTRTWQDYKVGFGNPRREFWLGNDKIHLLTKSKDMILRIDLEDFNGVKLYALYDHFYVANEFLKYRLHIGNYNGTAGDALRFSKHYNHDMKFFTTPDRDNDRYPSGNCGLYYSSGWWFDACLSANLNGKYYHQKYRGVRNGIFWGTWPGISEAQPGGYKSSFKEVKMLIRPKHFKP